The nucleotide window TGCCCGGGGCGCGCAACGAGCCGGGCGCGTTGCGCGCGGCGGCCCGTGACCCGCACACCTGGGTGATGTCGCTGCTGTACATCGGCACCTTCGGCTCGTTCATCGGCTTCGGCTTCGCCTTCGGTCAGGTGCTCCAGCTCCAGTTTGCCGAACGGTTCCCCACCCCTGTCGACGCCGCCTGGCTGACCTTCCTGGGCCCGCTGGTCGGCTCGCTGATCCGGCCGCTGGGCGGGCACCTCGCCGACCGGTTGGGCGGGGCCCGGGTGACCTTCTGGAACTTCGTGGCGATGGCGGCCGGCGCGAGCATCGTGCTGTACGCGGCCCGGGAACGCTCGTTCGGGCTCTACCTGGCCGGGTTCATCGCCCTCTTCGTCTTCTCCGGGGTCGGCAACGGCTCCACGTACAAGATGATCCCGGCGATCTTCCGGGCCCGGGCGGCGGACGCGGTGGCCACGGGTCACCGTGATCCGGAGGCCGCCGCGCGGTGGGCGCGGAGGATGACCGGCGCGTTGATCGGCGTCGCGGGTGCGATCGGCGCCTTCGGTGGCGTGCTGGTCAACATCGCGTTCCGCCAGTCGTTCCTCAGTTCGGGCAACGCCGACGCCGCCTACCTGGCGTTCATCGGCTGGTACGCGTTGTGTTTCGCGGTCACCTGGGTCGTCTACCTTCGGCCGCGGGCCGGTCGACTCGCCAACGTGTGAGCTGGGTCACCCTCGGCGCGTCGCCGCGCGGCAGCGCACCCCCGTTTTGACCTGCGGACGGGGCGCCGGGTATCGTTGCCTGCTGTTGTACGACATCCAGAGGCGTGCCCCATCAGGTACGCTTGGTCGTTCGTGCGCGCTGGTCCGGCCTGCAAGATCTGGTCACCTCGGCGCGCGACCCCAGACCGACGACGAGACAAGGTAGACCTGTGCGTACGTACAGCCCGAAGCCGGGTGAGATCGAGCGTCAGTGGCACGTCATCGACGCCTCTGATGTCGTGCTGGGCCGCCTGGCCACCCACGCCGCCACGTTGCTGCGTGGTAAGCACAAGCCGACTTTCGCGCCGCACGTCGACACGGGCGACTTTGTCGTCATCGTGAACGCGGGCAAGGTTGCGTTGACCGGCAACAAGCGCCAGACCAAGGTCGCTTACCGCCACTCCGGTTACCCGGGTGGTCTGAAGCAGATCGGCTACGACGAGCTGCTGACCAAGCGTCCCGAGCGGGCCATCGAGCTGGCCGTGAAGGGGATGCTCCCGCACAACAAGCTCGGCCGTCAGCTGATCAAGAAGCTGAAGGTCTACGCCGGTGCCGAGCACCCGCACCTCGCGCAGCAGCCGGTGCCGTTCGAGATCAAGCAGATCGCGCAGTGAGCGCGGGCGAAGGAAGCAGCATGACGGACATCATCGAGACCGAGGTCGCCCCGGAAGCCACGGAGGCCCCCGAGGTCACCGAGGCGCCGGCGCCCGTTGCCCGCGCGCCTCGTGGTGACCGGCCGATCCAGACCGTGGGCCGCCGCAAGGAGGCCATCGTCCGGGTTCGCCTCATCCCGGGCACCGGCAAGATCACCTGCAACGGCCAGGACCTCGAGGCGTACTTCCCGAGCAAGGTGCACCAGCAGCTCATCAAGGACCCGCTGGTCACCGCCGAGAAGCCCGAGCAGTTCGACGTCATCGCCAACCTGCGTGGCGGCGGCACCACCGGCCAGGCCGGTGCGCTCCGGCTGGGCATCGCCCGCGCGCTGATCATCAACGAGCCGGACGACCGCCCGGCCCTGAAGAAGGCCGGCTTCCTCACCCGGGACGCCCGGGTCAAGGAGAGCAAGAAGTACGGCCTCAAGAAGGCCCGTAAGGCTCCCCAGTACTCGAAGCGCTGATCTTTCCCAGCGCGTTGTACTTCTGACGGACGGCCGGTCCGCCTCCCCTCTGCGGGGGAGGCGGGTCGGCCGTTCCGCTTTCTCCTCACAGGCAGTGCTCATTCGGAGGTTGGCGGGTATGGGTCGGTTGTTCGGCACGGACGGCGTACGCGGGCGGGCAAACGCGGATCTCACCCCGGAGTTGGCGCTGGCGCTCGCGGTGGCCGCCGCGCACACACTGGCCGAGAAGGACCGCAGCCATCCGCCGCTCGCCGTCGTCGGCCGGGACACCCGTGCCAGCGGCGAGATGCTGGAGGCCGCGGTGGTCGCCGGTCTGACCAGCGCGGGCGCCAACGTGGTGCGGGTCGGCGTGCTGCCCACCCCCGCGGTGGCGTTCCTCACCGCCGAGGCCAAGGCCGACCTGGGTGTGATGCTCTCCGCGTCGCACAACCCGATGCCGGACAACGGCATCAAGCTCTTCGCCGCCGGTGGCCACAAGCTGCCCGACGAGATCGAGCTGCAGATCGAGGCGGCCGTCGAGACGAACGCCACCACCGCCTGGGACCGGCCGATCGGCGCCGGCGTCGGCCGCGTGCACGACCTGCTCGACGGTGCCGACCACTACGTCCAGCACCTGGTGGGGACCGTCGCGCACCGGCTCGACGGGATCAAGGTCGTTGTCGACTGCGCCAACGGCGCCGCCGCCGAGGTCGCCCCCGTCGCCTACCGGGAGGCCGGCGCGGAGGTCATCGCCATCTACGCGGAGCCCGACGGGCTGAACATCAACGACGACTGTGGCTCCAACCACATCGATGCGCTGCGCGCCGCCGTGGTCGAGAACGGCGCCCACCTGGGCATCGCCCACGACGGCGACGCCGACCGCTGCCTGGCGGTCACCGCTGACGGCGACGAGGTGGACGGCGACCAGGTGATGGCGATCCTCGCGGTGGCCATGCGGGACGCCGGCACGCTCACCCAGGACACCCTGGTGGCCACCGTGATGAGCAACCTCGGGCTGCGGCTCGCGATGTCCGCGCAGGGCATCCGCCTGATCGAGACCAAGGTCGGCGACCGGTACGTGCTGGAGGAGCTGCGCGCCTCCGGGCTGGCGCTCGGCGGTGAGCAGAGCGGCCACATCGTCATGCCCGCGCACGCCACCACCGGCGACGGGGTGCTCACCGGCCTGCACCTGATGGCTCGTATGGCGGCCACCGGTCAGTCCCTCGCCGAGTTGGCCTCGGTGGTCACCAAGCTGCCCCAGGTGTTGATCAACGTGCCGGTCGGCGACCGGACCGTCGGCGCCGCCGCGCCGGCCGTGCGCGCCGAGGTCGAGCGGGCCGAGGCGGAGCTGGGGGAGACCGGTCGGGTGTTGCTGCGCCCGTCGGGCACCGAGCCGCTGGTCCGGGTGATGGTCGAGGCGGCCACCGAGGCGACCGCCCGTGCGGTCGCCGAGCGGATCGCCGAGCTGGTCCGCACCGCGAGCCCCGTCACGTCCTAGGTGTGCCGTCCAGGGACGTTGGTCAACCTGGGGTGATGGGTGCTGTTCGGCGTCAGGCGCGGCGGGCGGCCCAGACGGTGCGCTCGGTTCGCATCGTCAGGTCGTCGCGGCGCAGGATGCTGTGCGGGCTGCCGGTGTCGAGGAGCTGATCGAGGGCGGTGAGGTCCTCGGGAGCGAGCGTGTCGGCGACAGCGCCGCGGATGCGCTGCAGGCCACCGAGGGCGTAGCGGCCGATCGCCGCGCTGTGGGAGCCCTCGATGTTCACGGCAATGGCGTGTTCGCCCTCGATCGTGAATCCGGCGGCGGTCAGCATCGGACCCCAGTCGGCGCCGCGGTGGGGCAGGTGCTCGGCAGTGCGGCGGTCGGTCGCGGCGTGGCAACGCTCTTCCAGACCGGGCCGGTTCTCGGGGGCGCTTTCCGGGAGGAACCGGGGAAAGCCGGCCAGTTCGACGACGGCGAACAGGCCGCCGGGAGTGAGCAGGTCGTGGACAGCGCGCAGTACACGGGCCGGGTGGGCCATGTGGTGCAACGATGCCGACGCCCAGACCAGGTCCGGTGAGCCGAGATCGGGCCAGGCAGCGTCATCGAGGTTGGCCTGCACCCTGCTCACGCGTTCCTCCACGCCGCGGGCGCACGCAGTTGTGCGCAGGCGCTGAAGGTGTTCGGCGGACGCGTCGACGGCGGTGACGTGCGCGTCGGGGAAGCGGTCGAGGAGGGCGAAGGTGCCGGCGCCCGTGCCGCAGCCGAGATCTACGATCTGCCGTGGGTTTGTCTCCAGTGGCAGCCATGCGGTGATCGAGGCTGTGTGCTCGGCGAGGACCTCGGCGTCCAGGTCGAGGATCTCTGCCTGGCCGTCGGTTCCGTGTCCGTGCTGATGTCCGTGCGGAACGCCATGGTGGGAGGTGTGCGGGTGCGCGTGGGTCATGCCCTCACGCTAGGGCGATTATGCGTATGCAGCACGCTGCCTTCCTGTTTGCGCAAGAAGATCGTCAGGTCTGCTGCCTGACGCGCAAGAGGTGATCACTTCGGGAGCGTGGGCGCGTCCCGCGTCATCATTCGGGACTGCCGCTGCTGTCGTCGCGCTGGTGGCTGCGGCGGGCATCGCGGTCGAAGATGCCCAGGATGTCGCACGGTCCACCTGCGGTGCCGATCGCGTGCGGCATCATCGTGGGGAACTCGGCGGCCTGGTTGGTCTCGAGGCGAAAGCTGCGGTGGCCGAGCATGAGGATCGCTGTGCCGGACAGGACGACAAGCCATTCGCGCCCCGAATGGGCACGCATGCGCGCCGGGTTCTCGGGCGGTGGTTCGGTCATGCGCTGGCGCACCACGCTCAAGCCGGGGTCACCCTTCACGAGCCAGCGCAACCCGCCGTGGGTGCCCTCGATGATCGGGCTGGTGACGACGTCGTCAGTGGCGGTCTCCACGAGCTGATCCAGCGTGGTGTCCAGGGCGCGGGCGAGAGTGACCAGCTGATCCAGTGCGAGACGGCGCTGGCCGTTCTCGATGCGGCTCAACGAGGACTGGCTGAGGTGGGCGCGGCTGGCCAGTTCCTCCAGGGACCAGCCCTGCGCCACCCGCAGGGCGCGGAGGCGTTTGCGTACGAGGCTGTCCAGCTCGCCATCTTCTTGCGTCATAGGCAACATGATATGCCGTTGATGCAAAGGTGGGGTTAGCGTCGACGCAGATGATCCCGCAACTTCTGGGACCACCCCATGCCCATCTTGAGAGGCAACCATGAGTACGAACCAGCTCGCACCAGCCGCTGAAGCTGGCGGCGCAGGTGTGCCTGACGCACGTCAGCTGCGCACCATCCTGATCGCCGTTTCCATCGCGCTC belongs to Micromonospora ureilytica and includes:
- a CDS encoding nitrate/nitrite transporter, producing the protein MSTLTSTAVTAEPPAVTGRRQPLHDWRPEDPDFWQATGAPIARRNLWVSIFAEHVGFSVWSLWSVTVLFLGPAYGIDPAGKFLLTAVPAALGAVLRLPYTLAVARFGGRRWTIISALLLLVPAVPMTVLLEPGVSYSTLMVLACLTGVGGGNFASSMANINLFYPQRLKGRALGLNAGGGNLGVPVVQLVGLAVLATAGAAYPRLVPAVYLPLIVLAALAAARWLDTVPGARNEPGALRAAARDPHTWVMSLLYIGTFGSFIGFGFAFGQVLQLQFAERFPTPVDAAWLTFLGPLVGSLIRPLGGHLADRLGGARVTFWNFVAMAAGASIVLYAARERSFGLYLAGFIALFVFSGVGNGSTYKMIPAIFRARAADAVATGHRDPEAAARWARRMTGALIGVAGAIGAFGGVLVNIAFRQSFLSSGNADAAYLAFIGWYALCFAVTWVVYLRPRAGRLANV
- a CDS encoding class I SAM-dependent methyltransferase, giving the protein MTHAHPHTSHHGVPHGHQHGHGTDGQAEILDLDAEVLAEHTASITAWLPLETNPRQIVDLGCGTGAGTFALLDRFPDAHVTAVDASAEHLQRLRTTACARGVEERVSRVQANLDDAAWPDLGSPDLVWASASLHHMAHPARVLRAVHDLLTPGGLFAVVELAGFPRFLPESAPENRPGLEERCHAATDRRTAEHLPHRGADWGPMLTAAGFTIEGEHAIAVNIEGSHSAAIGRYALGGLQRIRGAVADTLAPEDLTALDQLLDTGSPHSILRRDDLTMRTERTVWAARRA
- a CDS encoding XRE family transcriptional regulator, producing the protein MTQEDGELDSLVRKRLRALRVAQGWSLEELASRAHLSQSSLSRIENGQRRLALDQLVTLARALDTTLDQLVETATDDVVTSPIIEGTHGGLRWLVKGDPGLSVVRQRMTEPPPENPARMRAHSGREWLVVLSGTAILMLGHRSFRLETNQAAEFPTMMPHAIGTAGGPCDILGIFDRDARRSHQRDDSSGSPE
- the rplM gene encoding 50S ribosomal protein L13, which gives rise to MRTYSPKPGEIERQWHVIDASDVVLGRLATHAATLLRGKHKPTFAPHVDTGDFVVIVNAGKVALTGNKRQTKVAYRHSGYPGGLKQIGYDELLTKRPERAIELAVKGMLPHNKLGRQLIKKLKVYAGAEHPHLAQQPVPFEIKQIAQ
- the glmM gene encoding phosphoglucosamine mutase, which produces MGRLFGTDGVRGRANADLTPELALALAVAAAHTLAEKDRSHPPLAVVGRDTRASGEMLEAAVVAGLTSAGANVVRVGVLPTPAVAFLTAEAKADLGVMLSASHNPMPDNGIKLFAAGGHKLPDEIELQIEAAVETNATTAWDRPIGAGVGRVHDLLDGADHYVQHLVGTVAHRLDGIKVVVDCANGAAAEVAPVAYREAGAEVIAIYAEPDGLNINDDCGSNHIDALRAAVVENGAHLGIAHDGDADRCLAVTADGDEVDGDQVMAILAVAMRDAGTLTQDTLVATVMSNLGLRLAMSAQGIRLIETKVGDRYVLEELRASGLALGGEQSGHIVMPAHATTGDGVLTGLHLMARMAATGQSLAELASVVTKLPQVLINVPVGDRTVGAAAPAVRAEVERAEAELGETGRVLLRPSGTEPLVRVMVEAATEATARAVAERIAELVRTASPVTS
- the rpsI gene encoding 30S ribosomal protein S9, yielding MTDIIETEVAPEATEAPEVTEAPAPVARAPRGDRPIQTVGRRKEAIVRVRLIPGTGKITCNGQDLEAYFPSKVHQQLIKDPLVTAEKPEQFDVIANLRGGGTTGQAGALRLGIARALIINEPDDRPALKKAGFLTRDARVKESKKYGLKKARKAPQYSKR